Within Desulfobacterales bacterium, the genomic segment TTTGATCTTTCCGTTTACGCGTCCACGGTCCAACGGGTGTTATCGAATGACAATTTTCACGGGATGCTGCTGGCCTATACATACGATGATGAGATTGGTGATGACTCTCGAAGATTATTGCGAATTGTCAAAGACTTGAGTGAAAAATACGGGAAACCGATTGCTTTATGCCTTATGATTGACGAGCAGGAGGCAAGTTATATAAAAAGAAATTTGGGGTTCCCCTTTTTTGATACTCCTGAAGAAGGTGTTCAGGCTCTGAGAGCTTCCTATCAGCGTCATTTGTTCCAAGAACGCAACCGAAGGACAATGCCGAAAGTGAGAACGGTCGTCCCAAAGGAAGCCGCCAATATTATCCGCAGGGCCACGAATGAAAACCGCAATCCAAGTCAGGCTGAATGTTTTGATATTTTAAAACGGTACCAAATCCCCGCACCTGAATACCGGACTGTTCATACCGCACAAGCTGCAGCGGAAGCCGCTTTTCAAATCGGCTTACCGGTGGCTTTGAAAATAGATGTGCCTTCCGTAGTTCACAAATCCGATGTTGGCGGTGTCGAATTGAATCTTACGACCCCGGACGATGTGGGCGAAGCTTTCACGCGCATGCAACAACGCTTGGGCAACTCACTGCCAGGGCATGAACCGTTTGTTGCCATCGTGATGGGCCAGGCTGAATCCAACGGCCAGGAAGTAATATTGGGCGTAAAACAGGACCGGTCTTTTGGCCCGACCATGCTTTTTGGGATGGGCGGTATATTCGCAGAGCTGATGGAAGACATCAGTATTCGAATTGCGCCGATAAATCGTAACGATGCTATTGAAATGATAAAGGAAATTAAAGGCTACGGGATACTTTCCGGCGTCCGCGGCCGGAAACCAAAAGATGTGGATAGTCTGGCGGATATCCTCCTTAAGCTTTCAGTTCTCGCGCAGGATTTTAAAGAGATAAAAGAAATCGATATGAATCCGGTCATGGTCCATGAAACGGGCTGTCTGGCGTTGGATGTTAGGTTCATTCTTTAAATTAAAGTAGAATGAATGGTAATCAACAATAGGAAATGGATGAGTCATTAACCATTTGACTTGATAGTAGAAAATTAAACATTTTGAGAGGTGAAGACGATGAAAAACACAGAGTATGATGCAATAGTCATTGGGGCGGGAATGGGAGGCTTAATAACTGGCGCCGTGCTGGCCAAACGGGAAGGGATGAAGGTGCTGGTGCTTGAGAAGGAAAGTGAGATAGGAGGACGGATTCAATGCTTCGGAGGGCCTTATGGAGAATATACTGAAGAGGAATATCGCCGCCTTCTTGGCGGGGCCATGGGAACCTGGGTGATCGATTCAAAACCTTCTCTTTCAGAGATTATCGAGAATGGTATTTTTAAGGACCATATTATAGAAGGGGGATGGCATGGTATGTCGGCAGGCGACCGTAACAGGTTCTCCCTGATAGCAAGGGCATTGGGGAAAAAACTGCCCGCCGAAAATCCCATCGGTTTCCTATACTGGAAAGATGGTAACTGGGTGGAGTTCAGGGAATATTTTAATGATTGGTCAAAAGAGTCGAGTCTCGAACGAGGCAAAATCGCTACTGAGAGAATTTCGCTTTCCCGTGCAGAGGCCGCTGAATATTTTCATTTGAGCATAAAGGAGTATCTTTCAACGTTGACGGATGACAAAAGGGTGATTGATTTTTATACGACACTGGCTAGATGGCAGTACTGTATTAATGACGAGCGAATGATATCCGCCGGCGATTGGATCCTTTGTAACAATATGACAAGTGCGACCGGCAGGCATTTATCCTTTGGCGGCGGAATGGGCGACGTCAAAGGCGGGACAAAGGTTGTGGCACTTGTTTTCGCAGATATCATTAGGGAAAACGGTGGCGAAATCGTTACCAAGGCGAAAGTCAAAGACGTTATCATAGAAAAGCACAAGGCAACCGGCGTTGTTGTGGAGGTAAACGGCAAGGAAAGAAAGATTTATGCAAAAAATGTGATATCGAATCTCCAAATGAGTCAGATATTCAGCATTATACCGAAAGAATACTTTCCTGAGGAACTTGCTAAAAGAATTGAAAGTTATGAACCGGTTGCCGGTTTGTTAATGTGTATCAAGACTCGTGAGCCGTTTGAAACGGAATGGCCCAAGGGCATTTACGTCATAGATCGCTTACCGGGGATTGAATTGAAAGGCGGTAATCCCGTATGGGGGTTCGAGCAGATCAGCGAAGTTGATCCTTCCAGAATAATTAACGGGAAAGGGTGTATTACGCAGACATGGATGCCTATTTCAGCAAAAGACCCGGATGAAATTCACAATAAGGAACTGATGCAAAAGGCGAACAAGGCGCAACTGGATTTTATAAGGAAACAGTGGCCCCGATTTGATGAAATTCTTGAGTGGTACATTACCGTGGTTGCTGAGTCGGTGTATGGGTGTAGCCCCATCCCCGGCCAGATAGGCGATAGAAGACCGGGGGTCAAACACCCGTATCTTAAGAACCTGTTTTTCACAGGGGATACGGTTAGCCAATGGGATGTGGGCACCAGTGGTGCGGCCCACGGCGCACTTATTTGCGCATCAGCCGTGACGGGGAAAGATTGCCTGAAAATACTTCCGGAATACATGAGGTGAAAGAGAAAAATATATCAGTATGGGGAAGCAGATTTTTCGATATTGCTTCAAAGAATGAAACGGATTGTTTTTATGGAAAAGTAAATTCTTAACTATGTTAAGAGAGGAGTACGATGAAAACGTTGTTCACCGCAGACATGATCTATAAAAGCAGAGAGCTGGGGGCGCGCCGGTTCTACGACATGACCACCGAGTATGATTGGGTAAAAAGAAATGCGTTTGCATATCCCAAAAAAGAAGCACTGGTCGATACCCTGTATGGCATCGAAGCTGAAAAACGACGTAGAAAAACATGGCCGCAGGCGCTTAATGATATTAACCTATATATTTTTAACCTGCTGGAAGCCGGTTTGTTTAAAGGTGAAACGCTTATTTGCCAGTTGCCCAATTGCATTGAGCACTATTACGCATACATTGCCGCAAGCAAAATAGGATGCTGGTTTTTGAGCAATCATGTGGATTTTGGTCAGACGGAGACACAGGGAATTCTTGAGCACGTTAAACCGACAATTGCCATTATTACACCTGACTGGCGCGGCAGGGATATTGTAAAGTGGTATAAAGAATATCAGAAACAGCATCCTGAACTTAAAAAAATATATGTAATTGGCGATGAGGTTCCGGAGGGAACGGTATCTGTTTCTGAATTACTGAATCCAAAAATCATGGAAAAATTTATTCCGGAAGATTTGGACGCCTTAAAGGTCGGTGTCTTTGATCCGTGGATAATCCTGGAAACATCTGGAAGCACGGGGCTTCCTAAACTTGTTGTTCACGGATCTTATTATTTTCAAACGTTTACAATAAGTTTTTCCGAAAAAGTGAATTATACAAGCCGTGATAAGGCACTTTTATTCGGTCCCATGAGTGGTACTGCCGGGAAGTGGGGGGGCATATGGACGCCTTTGGCCGTGGGTGCCGCTGTGGTTTTGCAAACCCATTACAGTGATGAATGGGCCTTACGTTTAACCGAGGAAGAAAAAATAACCATGTGGAATGGGGTACCGGCCATGGGCGAAAGGGCGCTGCTGGGGCCCTTTGCAGAAAAGTATGACTTGAGTAGTTTGATAAAATTCGCTTCGGCTGGCGGCCCCATATCCAAGGAAATATCATCTCATTTAATAGATAAGGGTGTAGTAATTACGAATGCCTATGGTACTACAGAATCCGGAGGCATTGCATCCACAAATCACTGGATGAAAAAAGATGAGCTGCTTCATTCAATTGGCACACCTCCGGCGGGGCTTGAGATTGCGATAGTTGATAGCGAGGCTAATAGGGTTCCTCATGGTGAAGTAGGTGAGTTATATATTTGGGCGTTGCATCATGGCTATTATAACCAGCCGGAATACGAAAACGATACATGGATTAAAGAAGGGAAATGGAAGGGCTATCAAAAAACAGGGGACTTGGGTAGATTCGATGAGCGTGGCCACCTTGTTCTAACTGGAAGATCAAAGGACATGATTTTGAGGGGGTCTTTAAACATTTTCCCAAAAGAGATAGAAGATATTTTATCAAGCCACCCCAAAATTTCCCAGGTGTCAATAGTGAAAATGCCCGACCCTATTTTACACGAAAGAGCCTGCGCCTTTGTAGTACTGAAGCACGGAGCGGAGAAATTAACATTAGATGAGGTGGGTGATTTTTTAGGGGGCAAAGGGTTGGGGAGAATGATATACCCAGAACGGCTTGAGATTATAGATGTGATACCAACCGGTGTGGCTGGTAAGGTTGATAAAACGAGGTTAGAGATGATTATCGCTGAAAAAATAAAAGAGGAAAGCGTCTAATTTTAATGGGGGGAAAATATCTTATGAATCCAAAAGAAATTTCAGAATGTGGTGTGGTCCTCTTGGGTGGGACGGCGGGTGTTGGATTAGAGACTGCTGCTCAATTCGCGGAACAGGGGGCGCGCGTCGTGCTGCTTGGGCGAAACCCGGAGCGTGGGGGTGCAGCATGTAAGGTGGTTCGCGACCGGGTGCCGGGCGCGGACGTGGGCTTTGTCCAGGTAGACGCCATGGATTTGGCAGACACCGTCCGGGCCGAGCAGGCAGCCCGCGACCGGCTGGGGGCGATAGATGTGCTGGTTTGCTCGACGGGCCCCAGCCATCCGCCGGTTATTTTGCGGGATATACCGATCGAAGAGGTCAAGCCGCGTCTGGATTACATTTTGGTGCCTCCTTTGAACATGATGTGTGCCATACTGCCCGCCATGCGTCGGCAAAAAGGTGGCGCCATTATCAATGTTGCTTCAATTGCCGCCAAGGTGGCTACGCCCGGTGAGACTGCGATCGGCGCCGCGATGGCGGCCATCACGATGTTCTCGCAGACGGCTGCGCTCGAAGAGAAAAGAAATTTCATTCGAATCAATGTTCTCACCCCGTCGCTGATCGCCAACACTCCGGGTGCCGCACTTTTTACGACTGATTCGTATAGCGTAAAAATGTGGGAGAAGGTTGCGAGCAAGGCACATCTGGGAGTTCCCGAGCCGGAAGATATCGCGATGATGACGATTTTTCTGGCCGGACCGGCGGCTCGACGCATCACCGGTCAAGCGATCAGTATCAACGGCGGTATTTCTGTCGGCTGATTCGAAAAATTGCGCGATAGTGTTGATGGATTACGAGGAGGAATAAAAGAATGTACGAGACATTTGACTTGGTGGTGAGTGATGGAATAGCAAGACTGACCATGAATCAGCCCGACCTGGGTAATCCTTTCAATGAAGTGTGCTGCCGTGAGTTTGGCCAGGTAGCCAACGATATCGCTGGGCGAAAAGAGGTTCGCGTTGTCCTGTTGAGTGCCCGGGGCCAGTACTTCAGTGTTGGTGGTGATATCGTCCGGTTCTCGCAGCACATTGATACAATGGCCGATGTGGTACGTGAAGCGACCGGTAGCCTGCATATGGGGATGGCCCGCCTGATGCGAATGAATGCGCCAATTGTGGCATGTGTCCACGCTACCGCCATGGGCGGTGCCGTGTCGGTCCTTTCCAATTGCGATCTGGTCTATAGCGCTCGCTCAGCAAGATTCGGTGCGGCTTACTCTAAACTCGGATTTACTTGCGATCTTGGCGGTACTTTTGGGTTGGCCTCCCGTATCGGGCTTGCCCGGGCGAGACGTTTTTTATTAATAGGGGAAGTTATTGATGCTGCCGAGGCCGAACGAATAGGGCTTGTAGACCATGTGGTAGAGGATGAAGAAATAAGAATTCAGGCAGAGCAGGCCGCCATCCAGCTCAGTAAAGGCCCGACACGAGCATACGGAGAAATTCGAAGACTGATGGCTCGGACGATGTCCCAGGGCTTCGAGGCACAGCTTGAGGATGAAGCACAGGCTTTCATGAGGGCCGCAGTCACGCTGGACGCACGAGAAGGCATAACAGCATTCATCGAGAAGCGCGGGCCTATGTTCAGCGGGCTGTAAAGATATCGCTTGATTGAGAGCTTTCCAACGTCACACTTCTATTTCACGTGGTAACCCCAGGAAAAGATTTCAGCAATTCCGCCCAATACATAGACGGTCTTCTGCAGGGCTATTCCTACGCCGGACGAAGGTCTGAAATGCCGCTGCTGTTTGGATTTAGGAATAAGAATGGAAAAAATGACAATAGGAAAAAAAATGGGGCTTGGCTTCGGCATTCTGATTCTCATGGCGATGGTATTGGGCGGAATTGCTGTTTATGAAATGAGAATCGTGTCTGTGGATTCTACCAAACTTGCCGTTGAATATATCCCTCTGGCAAATGCGGCTGGCGGGATTCGGGATGCCGGCAATCGAAACAGGTATGCAATGCGCGGGTATGGATTTACCGAAAAACCAGAATTTTATGATGAAGCATGGGTCGCGTTGAACAGCATGGATTCGGCTATCGCCAAGGGATTTGAGGCGACAAAGGGTGATTCTAAGTCGAACAAGGCGTCAACCAGACTACTCGAAATGATAAGAAAAAACCGGGAAGACTACCGGGCGACCATGTCGGATATAAAGACAACCTTTGAGCGTATGAATGTAAAGCGCGACGCTTTTAATGCCCATGCCACAGACTACTCAAAGGCGAGTAAAACATTTCTAGACAATCAAAATGACGCATTAAAAAAAGAACTGGTTGATCATCAGAATATCATGGATGTTGTGACCGGTCTGGTGGATATCGGCACTTCCTCCCAATCTCAGATTTATAAGGCGATAGCCTATAATGATTCTGCCATGCTACTTTCCGCCATTGAAATGATTTCCAGTGTTAAACTGCTGGCGGATCAATTGCGGCTTCTTTCGATGAATGAGAGTGATCTTTAGCACATAAAAGAAACCGAAGCGAAAGCAAGTGATTTCCAAAAAGTGATGCAAACGTTTTTAAAAGAAATACAACTTGGCGACGCAGCCGATAAAATGATTTTGGAGAAGGCAAGAGAGAAGATGGATGCGTTAGCAGGTAAATACCTGTTGAGTTGTGATACATTTTTTGAAGGGAAGCAAATAGAACTCACTTCTAATATTGATGAAGGGCATCGCAGAATAAACATTACCAATAAAATTGTAGCGATTGGAAATGATACGCGTGTCAGGGCATTTGAATCTCAGGTTCTCTGGGACACGGACCTGATAACGACGGCGATGAAGAATTTTGAACTAATGGAGGCGAAATTCGCAGATCTGCGTAAAATTACCCCTTTAGAAAAAGATGTTGCGCAAATTGACGCTGCCTACAAAGCTGTTCAGGGGTATCGGTCGGCAATGGAAGGGTTCATGGCGGACTGGCAAAGCTTACAAGAACTTCAGAGAAAAAGTGATGATTTGGGAAACGCCCTGCTTGAAGCGTGTCAGAAACTTGCCGATGCCGGCGCTTTACAAACCGCTGCCGTTGCTGAAGGTGCCATGCACGCGCTTGGCGGTGCCTCAAAAATTATGGTCGGTGGCTTGATGGCAACGCTGTTATTAGGCATTGTGCTGGCGGTTCTGATTTCCGGCAGTGTCACACGGCCTGTCCGTTATATTATCAACGGTTTGACGAATACCGCTGCGCTTGTTTTTTCCGCTTCCGAACAGGTCTCTTCGGCCGGTCAGTCACTCGCCGAAGGGGCTTCGGAGCAGGCTGCCGCAATAGAAGAAACCTCCGCATCGCTTGAAGAGATGTCCACGATGATCAAACAGAATGCCGACAATGCCAACGCAACTATGGCGATGATGCAGGATGCCCAAAATGTGGTCAATAACGTCAGCCGGTATATGGAAAATATGGGAAAAGCGGTTCAGGATATTTCCACTTCGAGCGAGGAGACCGGAAAGATCATTAAAACCATCGATGAAATTGCATTTCAGACAAATTTGCTGGCTTTGAATGCGGCAGTGGAGGCGGCGCGGGCCGGTGAGGCGGGCGCCGGATTTGCAGTGGTGGCCGAAGAAGTTCGAAACCTTGCGCTGAGAGCGGCGCAGGCGGCGAAAACAACGGCGGATTTTATTGAAAATACCATGAAGGCGGTCAGCAACGGCAAAGAATTGACGCGATCGACAATAACGGCGTTTCAGGAAAACAAGGAGATTACGGAAAAGGTCGGTGGCCTTATAGCTGAAATTGCCGCCGCCTCAAATGAACAGGCGAGCGGCATCGAACAAGTTAACCGTGCGGTTGTCGAAATGGATCATGTAACACAGCAAAATGCGGCGAACGCGGAAGAGACGGCCTCCGCCTCTGAACAGATGAATGCCCAAGCAAAACAGCTTAACGGTTTTGTATTTAATTTGTCGGATATTGTTGGACAAGGCGGTCTGCGTGCAACCGGCAGAAGCGCCTTAAAATTGAATGGTTGTCGAACTGATTCCAGGGCTTCGCCAATACTGTAGATGAAGAGACCGTAGATGATTGATCGCGCATCGGAGCGTTTATTTATAAAGGTGGCCCTCGTTACGGGAAACACTCCTTTGCCGCTATCCAAGAGGATACCGCTGGAGCTTATCAAACGCCTAAAAATAGCTGGTATTCTGACGTTCTAACCATTCCTGCAGGCAATGTCTCGGACCAATTTCTGAGAAGCATATTTTCATAAGGTTGATTAATCGAAGGAGTTAATTGCAATGTCAAGAAAGATGAAGCTTTTTGAACCGATCAAAATCGGAACTGTCGAGTTGAAGAACCGGGTAATGATGCTTCCCATGTCGGTTGAACTTGCGGAGAATTACCGCACGACGGACCGGCTGATCGATTTCTTCGCGCAACGGGCCAAAGGCGGAGTAGGTCTGGTGTGCCTCGGTACAGTTTTTGTGGCGGATTTATGGGGAACAACGCCGCTGTATCCTTCCCAGGCCCATGCTTCGGGAATATGGAGTGACGACTTTATTCCAGGCCTGAAGAA encodes:
- a CDS encoding class I adenylate-forming enzyme family protein — protein: MKTLFTADMIYKSRELGARRFYDMTTEYDWVKRNAFAYPKKEALVDTLYGIEAEKRRRKTWPQALNDINLYIFNLLEAGLFKGETLICQLPNCIEHYYAYIAASKIGCWFLSNHVDFGQTETQGILEHVKPTIAIITPDWRGRDIVKWYKEYQKQHPELKKIYVIGDEVPEGTVSVSELLNPKIMEKFIPEDLDALKVGVFDPWIILETSGSTGLPKLVVHGSYYFQTFTISFSEKVNYTSRDKALLFGPMSGTAGKWGGIWTPLAVGAAVVLQTHYSDEWALRLTEEEKITMWNGVPAMGERALLGPFAEKYDLSSLIKFASAGGPISKEISSHLIDKGVVITNAYGTTESGGIASTNHWMKKDELLHSIGTPPAGLEIAIVDSEANRVPHGEVGELYIWALHHGYYNQPEYENDTWIKEGKWKGYQKTGDLGRFDERGHLVLTGRSKDMILRGSLNIFPKEIEDILSSHPKISQVSIVKMPDPILHERACAFVVLKHGAEKLTLDEVGDFLGGKGLGRMIYPERLEIIDVIPTGVAGKVDKTRLEMIIAEKIKEESV
- a CDS encoding methyl-accepting chemotaxis protein, which encodes MQTFLKEIQLGDAADKMILEKAREKMDALAGKYLLSCDTFFEGKQIELTSNIDEGHRRINITNKIVAIGNDTRVRAFESQVLWDTDLITTAMKNFELMEAKFADLRKITPLEKDVAQIDAAYKAVQGYRSAMEGFMADWQSLQELQRKSDDLGNALLEACQKLADAGALQTAAVAEGAMHALGGASKIMVGGLMATLLLGIVLAVLISGSVTRPVRYIINGLTNTAALVFSASEQVSSAGQSLAEGASEQAAAIEETSASLEEMSTMIKQNADNANATMAMMQDAQNVVNNVSRYMENMGKAVQDISTSSEETGKIIKTIDEIAFQTNLLALNAAVEAARAGEAGAGFAVVAEEVRNLALRAAQAAKTTADFIENTMKAVSNGKELTRSTITAFQENKEITEKVGGLIAEIAAASNEQASGIEQVNRAVVEMDHVTQQNAANAEETASASEQMNAQAKQLNGFVFNLSDIVGQGGLRATGRSALKLNGCRTDSRASPIL
- a CDS encoding MCP four helix bundle domain-containing protein, with translation MEKMTIGKKMGLGFGILILMAMVLGGIAVYEMRIVSVDSTKLAVEYIPLANAAGGIRDAGNRNRYAMRGYGFTEKPEFYDEAWVALNSMDSAIAKGFEATKGDSKSNKASTRLLEMIRKNREDYRATMSDIKTTFERMNVKRDAFNAHATDYSKASKTFLDNQNDALKKELVDHQNIMDVVTGLVDIGTSSQSQIYKAIAYNDSAMLLSAIEMISSVKLLADQLRLLSMNESDL
- a CDS encoding enoyl-CoA hydratase-related protein yields the protein MYETFDLVVSDGIARLTMNQPDLGNPFNEVCCREFGQVANDIAGRKEVRVVLLSARGQYFSVGGDIVRFSQHIDTMADVVREATGSLHMGMARLMRMNAPIVACVHATAMGGAVSVLSNCDLVYSARSARFGAAYSKLGFTCDLGGTFGLASRIGLARARRFLLIGEVIDAAEAERIGLVDHVVEDEEIRIQAEQAAIQLSKGPTRAYGEIRRLMARTMSQGFEAQLEDEAQAFMRAAVTLDAREGITAFIEKRGPMFSGL
- a CDS encoding SDR family oxidoreductase, whose translation is MNPKEISECGVVLLGGTAGVGLETAAQFAEQGARVVLLGRNPERGGAACKVVRDRVPGADVGFVQVDAMDLADTVRAEQAARDRLGAIDVLVCSTGPSHPPVILRDIPIEEVKPRLDYILVPPLNMMCAILPAMRRQKGGAIINVASIAAKVATPGETAIGAAMAAITMFSQTAALEEKRNFIRINVLTPSLIANTPGAALFTTDSYSVKMWEKVASKAHLGVPEPEDIAMMTIFLAGPAARRITGQAISINGGISVG
- a CDS encoding FAD-dependent oxidoreductase; protein product: MKNTEYDAIVIGAGMGGLITGAVLAKREGMKVLVLEKESEIGGRIQCFGGPYGEYTEEEYRRLLGGAMGTWVIDSKPSLSEIIENGIFKDHIIEGGWHGMSAGDRNRFSLIARALGKKLPAENPIGFLYWKDGNWVEFREYFNDWSKESSLERGKIATERISLSRAEAAEYFHLSIKEYLSTLTDDKRVIDFYTTLARWQYCINDERMISAGDWILCNNMTSATGRHLSFGGGMGDVKGGTKVVALVFADIIRENGGEIVTKAKVKDVIIEKHKATGVVVEVNGKERKIYAKNVISNLQMSQIFSIIPKEYFPEELAKRIESYEPVAGLLMCIKTREPFETEWPKGIYVIDRLPGIELKGGNPVWGFEQISEVDPSRIINGKGCITQTWMPISAKDPDEIHNKELMQKANKAQLDFIRKQWPRFDEILEWYITVVAESVYGCSPIPGQIGDRRPGVKHPYLKNLFFTGDTVSQWDVGTSGAAHGALICASAVTGKDCLKILPEYMR